In Kitasatospora gansuensis, a genomic segment contains:
- a CDS encoding SMI1/KNR4 family protein — protein sequence MTTGRPGTAAAPNGAYAGQVVQFPDPLRAGKYPAGVRVDEAGLPDFGPYAVAVAEVADPPDGFGVDELRLTDYVSANAALYTQGHELWADQDTAVATPPGWTWHHVSGRAAPGWRRMELVPVEVKALLRHHGGLAHSGADHGRRGTRPLQEHRPAHFPLALDGGDPLAVTEDLVQRAEQRLGHPLPPAYRDFLKLAGGRAPVGVALDTELGLLLDQPFLTLSEEYGVHDLVYANKCLRDHLTKDYLGIAYVQGGLLALKVRGEDTGSVWFCLYDDARDAGDPAETPEQRATRLLLPCGADFDQFLLRLAGSPQELETVAAMMVDGGFVRAVPANVPVNGEGVQRAW from the coding sequence ATGACGACAGGTCGGCCCGGTACTGCCGCCGCGCCCAACGGGGCGTACGCGGGGCAGGTGGTGCAGTTTCCCGATCCATTGCGGGCGGGGAAGTACCCGGCCGGGGTGCGGGTGGACGAGGCGGGGCTGCCGGACTTCGGTCCGTACGCCGTGGCGGTGGCCGAGGTGGCCGATCCGCCGGACGGCTTCGGGGTGGACGAGCTGCGGCTGACCGACTACGTGTCGGCGAACGCCGCGCTGTACACCCAGGGGCACGAGCTCTGGGCCGACCAGGACACCGCCGTGGCCACGCCGCCCGGCTGGACCTGGCACCACGTCAGCGGGCGGGCCGCGCCCGGCTGGCGGCGGATGGAGCTGGTCCCGGTCGAGGTCAAAGCGCTGCTGCGGCACCACGGCGGGCTGGCCCACTCCGGTGCCGACCACGGCCGCCGGGGGACCAGGCCGCTGCAGGAGCACCGCCCCGCGCACTTCCCGCTTGCGCTGGACGGCGGCGACCCGCTGGCCGTCACCGAGGACCTGGTGCAGCGCGCCGAGCAGCGCCTCGGCCACCCGCTGCCGCCCGCCTACCGGGACTTCCTCAAGCTCGCGGGCGGCCGGGCCCCGGTCGGCGTCGCGCTGGACACCGAGCTCGGGCTGCTGCTGGACCAGCCGTTCCTGACGCTCAGTGAGGAGTACGGCGTCCACGACCTGGTGTACGCCAACAAGTGCCTGCGCGACCACCTCACCAAGGACTACCTGGGCATCGCGTACGTGCAGGGCGGCCTGCTGGCGCTCAAGGTGCGTGGCGAGGACACCGGTTCGGTCTGGTTCTGCCTGTACGACGACGCCCGGGACGCGGGCGACCCGGCGGAGACCCCCGAGCAGCGGGCGACCCGGCTGCTGTTGCCGTGCGGGGCGGACTTCGACCAGTTCCTGCTCCGACTGGCGGGCAGCCCGCAGGAGTTGGAGACGGTGGCGGCGATGATGGTGGACGGCGGCTTCGTCCGCGCCGTCCCGGCGAATGTCCCGGTGAACGGGGAAGGGGTGCAGCGGGCGTGGTGA
- the mfd gene encoding transcription-repair coupling factor, with protein sequence MSLSGLLDVVVRDAALAEAIEAAAAGQRQHLDLVGPPAARPFAIAALARSLAGKAGERGRPVLAVTATGREAEDLAASLRSLLPPDAVAEFPAWETLPHERLSPRSDTVGRRLAVLRRIVHPRADDPAAGPVQVIVAPVRSVLQPQVKGLAELEPVALLRGEQHDLEEVARKLAAAAYSRVELVEKRGEFAVRGGILDVFPPTEEHPLRVEFWGDDVEEIRFFKIADQRSLEIAEHGLWAPPCRELLLTDQVRARAAELAERHPELAEILDKIAQGIAVEGMESLAPVLVDEMELLLDVLPSGSVAVVCDPERVRTRAADLVATSQEFLHASWVAAASGGDRPIDIEMIDVSAASLWSLADVREHAAEVGLPWWSVSPFATSDSSVTEILEFDANTLTLGMHAVEAYRGDTARAIADAKERLNADWRVVMVTEGHGPASRLAEVLAGEGIAARLVADLAEAPTRDVVYVSCGSIEHGFVDEQLKLTVITETDLSGQKSSTKDMRRMPSRRRNAIDPLALAAGDYVVHEAHGVGRYVEMVQRTVQGATREYLVLEYAPAKRGHPGDRLFVPTDQLDQVTKYVGGEAPTLHRLGGADWAKTKQRAKKAVREIAGDLIKLYSARMAAPGHTFGPDTPWQRELEDAFPYAETPDQLTTIAEVKSDMEKSVPMDRLICGDVGYGKTEIAVRAAFKAVQDGKQVAVLVPTTLLVQQHFSTFAERYANFPVVVKALSRFQSDSEAKAVLEGLFEGSVDVVIGTHRLFSNETKFKDLGLVIVDEEQRFGVEHKEQLKKLRANVDVLTMSATPIPRTLEMAVTGIREMSTITTPPEERHPVLTFVGPYDEKQISAAIRRELLREGQVFYIHNRVESIDKAAARLKELVPEARVATAHGQMGENALEKVVVDFWEKEFDVLVSTTIVESGIDISNANTLIVERGDTFGLSQLHQLRGRVGRGRERGYAYMLYPPEKPLTETAHERLATIAQHTEMGAGMYVAMKDLEIRGAGNLLGGEQSGHIAGVGFDLYMRMVGEAVAEFRDSLASGGAEPEEEPLEVKIELPVDAHVPHDYAPGERLRLQAYRSIAAVNSEEDIVQVREELTDRYGKLPEAVENLLLVAALRLYARRCGIGDITLAGANVRFGPVELRESQQLRLNRLYPRSQVKATAQQLLVPRPSTGRIGGKPLVGRELLDWCREFLTTMFDDLAGAKK encoded by the coding sequence ATGAGCCTGTCCGGACTGCTCGATGTCGTCGTACGGGACGCCGCCCTCGCCGAGGCGATCGAGGCCGCGGCTGCCGGGCAGCGGCAGCACCTCGACCTGGTGGGACCGCCCGCCGCCCGCCCGTTCGCGATCGCCGCGCTGGCCCGTTCGCTGGCCGGGAAGGCGGGGGAGCGGGGCCGCCCGGTGCTCGCGGTGACCGCCACCGGCCGGGAGGCGGAGGACCTGGCGGCGAGTCTGCGTTCGCTGCTGCCGCCGGACGCCGTGGCGGAGTTCCCCGCGTGGGAGACGCTGCCGCACGAGCGGCTGTCGCCGCGCTCGGACACCGTCGGCCGCCGGCTGGCGGTGCTGCGCCGAATCGTTCACCCGCGCGCCGACGACCCGGCGGCGGGGCCCGTCCAGGTGATCGTGGCGCCGGTCCGCTCGGTGCTGCAGCCGCAGGTGAAGGGGCTGGCCGAGCTGGAGCCGGTGGCGCTGCTGCGCGGCGAGCAGCACGACCTGGAGGAGGTGGCCCGCAAGCTCGCGGCGGCGGCCTACTCCCGGGTCGAACTGGTCGAGAAGCGCGGCGAGTTCGCCGTCCGCGGCGGCATCCTGGACGTCTTCCCGCCGACCGAGGAGCACCCGCTCCGGGTGGAGTTCTGGGGCGACGACGTCGAGGAGATCCGGTTCTTCAAGATCGCCGACCAGCGTTCGCTGGAGATCGCCGAGCACGGCCTCTGGGCGCCGCCCTGTCGGGAGCTGCTGCTCACCGACCAGGTGCGGGCGCGGGCCGCCGAGCTGGCGGAGCGTCACCCGGAGCTGGCCGAGATCCTGGACAAGATCGCCCAGGGCATCGCGGTCGAGGGCATGGAGTCGCTGGCGCCGGTCCTGGTGGACGAGATGGAGCTGCTGCTCGACGTGCTGCCGAGCGGCTCGGTCGCGGTGGTCTGCGACCCGGAGCGGGTCCGGACCCGGGCGGCCGACCTGGTGGCGACCAGTCAGGAGTTCCTGCACGCCTCCTGGGTGGCGGCGGCCTCCGGCGGTGACCGTCCGATCGACATCGAGATGATCGACGTGTCCGCCGCCTCGCTCTGGTCGCTGGCCGATGTCCGGGAGCACGCGGCCGAGGTCGGGCTGCCCTGGTGGTCCGTCAGCCCCTTTGCCACCAGCGACTCGTCGGTGACCGAGATCCTCGAGTTCGACGCCAACACGCTGACCCTCGGCATGCACGCCGTTGAGGCGTACCGGGGCGACACCGCCCGCGCCATCGCGGACGCCAAGGAGCGGCTGAACGCCGACTGGCGGGTCGTCATGGTGACCGAGGGTCACGGACCGGCCTCCCGGCTGGCCGAGGTGCTGGCCGGCGAGGGCATCGCGGCCCGGCTGGTCGCCGACCTGGCCGAGGCGCCGACCCGGGACGTCGTGTACGTCTCCTGCGGCTCGATCGAGCACGGCTTCGTGGACGAGCAGCTCAAGCTGACCGTGATCACCGAGACCGACCTGTCCGGCCAGAAGTCCTCCACCAAGGACATGCGCCGGATGCCCTCGCGGCGCCGGAACGCGATCGACCCGCTCGCCCTGGCCGCCGGCGACTACGTGGTGCACGAGGCGCACGGCGTCGGCCGGTACGTGGAGATGGTGCAGCGCACCGTCCAGGGCGCCACCCGCGAGTACCTGGTGCTGGAGTACGCGCCCGCGAAGCGCGGCCACCCCGGCGACCGGCTGTTCGTGCCGACCGACCAGCTGGACCAGGTGACCAAGTACGTCGGCGGCGAGGCCCCGACCCTGCACCGGCTCGGCGGCGCGGACTGGGCGAAGACCAAGCAGCGGGCCAAGAAGGCCGTGCGCGAGATCGCCGGGGACCTGATCAAGCTGTACTCGGCCCGGATGGCCGCGCCGGGCCACACCTTCGGCCCGGACACCCCCTGGCAGCGCGAGCTGGAGGACGCCTTCCCGTACGCGGAGACGCCCGACCAGCTGACCACCATCGCCGAGGTCAAGTCGGACATGGAGAAGTCGGTCCCGATGGACCGGCTGATCTGTGGCGACGTCGGCTACGGCAAGACCGAGATCGCGGTCCGGGCGGCGTTCAAGGCGGTGCAGGACGGCAAGCAGGTGGCCGTCCTGGTGCCGACCACGCTGCTGGTTCAGCAGCACTTCTCCACCTTCGCCGAGCGGTACGCCAACTTCCCGGTGGTCGTGAAGGCGCTGTCCCGGTTCCAGAGCGACAGCGAGGCGAAGGCCGTGCTGGAGGGGCTCTTCGAGGGCTCGGTGGACGTGGTGATCGGTACCCACCGGCTGTTCTCGAACGAGACGAAGTTCAAGGACCTCGGCCTGGTCATCGTCGACGAGGAGCAGCGGTTCGGCGTCGAGCACAAGGAGCAGCTGAAGAAGCTCCGGGCCAACGTGGACGTGCTGACCATGTCGGCCACCCCGATCCCGCGCACCCTGGAGATGGCGGTCACCGGCATCCGGGAGATGTCCACCATCACCACCCCGCCGGAGGAGCGGCACCCGGTGCTGACCTTCGTCGGCCCGTACGACGAGAAGCAGATCTCGGCCGCGATCCGGCGTGAACTCCTGCGCGAGGGCCAGGTGTTCTACATCCACAACCGGGTCGAGTCGATCGACAAGGCGGCCGCCCGGCTGAAGGAGCTGGTGCCGGAGGCCCGGGTGGCCACCGCGCACGGGCAGATGGGGGAGAACGCGCTGGAGAAGGTGGTGGTCGACTTCTGGGAGAAGGAGTTCGACGTGCTGGTCTCCACCACCATCGTGGAGTCGGGCATCGACATCTCGAACGCCAACACCCTGATCGTGGAGCGCGGCGACACCTTCGGCCTGTCCCAGCTGCACCAGCTGCGGGGCCGGGTCGGCCGTGGCCGCGAGCGCGGCTACGCCTACATGCTGTACCCGCCGGAGAAGCCGCTCACCGAGACCGCGCACGAGCGCCTCGCCACCATCGCCCAGCACACCGAGATGGGTGCCGGTATGTACGTGGCGATGAAGGACCTGGAGATCCGCGGCGCGGGCAACCTGCTCGGCGGCGAGCAGTCCGGGCACATCGCGGGCGTCGGCTTCGACCTCTACATGCGGATGGTCGGCGAGGCGGTGGCGGAGTTCCGCGACTCGCTGGCCAGTGGCGGTGCGGAGCCGGAGGAGGAGCCGCTGGAGGTGAAGATCGAGCTGCCGGTGGACGCCCACGTGCCGCACGACTACGCCCCCGGCGAGCGGCTGCGCCTGCAGGCGTACCGCTCGATCGCGGCGGTCAACTCCGAGGAGGACATCGTCCAGGTCCGCGAGGAGCTGACGGACCGTTACGGCAAGCTGCCCGAGGCGGTGGAGAACCTGCTGCTGGTCGCGGCCCTGCGGCTGTACGCGCGGCGCTGCGGGATCGGCGACATCACGCTGGCCGGGGCGAACGTCCGGTTCGGTCCGGTGGAGCTGCGCGAGTCGCAGCAGCTGCGGCTGAACCGGCTCTACCCGCGCAGTCAGGTCAAGGCCACCGCCCAGCAGCTGCTGGTGCCCCGGCCGTCCACCGGCCGGATCGGCGGCAAGCCGCTGGTCGGGCGTGAACTGCTGGACTGGTGCCGGGAGTTCCTGACCACGATGTTCGACGACCTGGCGGGTGCGAAGAAGTAG
- a CDS encoding SUKH-4 family immunity protein: MVTYAQAQELAEDWINAGVPRSQQREVRVREFDLGFVCWAEPRTDAPSADPGSAPGPRLVIARDSGASTLWPALPVNEVVSRYETAYGSPVEPNPAGAAKPVQGAVEATSFLLSPPQWLKDAGEAAIAAEHARLGEPGSGDGPTLTKTTLPEPGAADTPAPFTVAAPQPTQPALPAPGAPDGPSAPPAMLTTPPASGRPAGDAPTMLAPPPTPPAGPPSGSPYAPTLLAAEGVPGLHGLPGGPVPPPPAPPVGPPGAPLPPPPGHPAAPPPPPPVELRGPATPPPAPPVAGRAPSAPPPPPPAELRSPLAQPATPVPGSVPVPGAPPVGYGYPDAASLGAPAPAVPPAPMPAPVAPPVNPGVPSIGPGSSAVVRYRGPDGSEQTLIQRSEPGTPHPEWKALQELRRLNVPPDQVLELHTDLECCDLPGGYCLRMVRAAWPNVRLSHTAPYGRDQQARQAGMAVLLDHVDQLHQLAAAPQRPRPVRAPMPQSATLSGVPVPLPPAAPQQLAAELGQVFGPSVFRFEQRAVSRQGVPEPVAQTLMWAGLPRDFAPFFWAQAQEGRPIPTLAELAAERGLPAGPDFGGYLVLGNDYGRQLCVQYGTAAVVAVDLENGGEAPRFVNTGVPEFVRSLALLGRMWRLRYGLTPDQAGRWTTDFQAQLLAVDPAALQSPETWWSVLLEQFWDGLF, translated from the coding sequence GTGGTGACGTACGCGCAGGCGCAGGAGCTGGCCGAGGACTGGATCAACGCCGGGGTGCCGCGCTCGCAGCAACGCGAGGTCCGGGTCCGGGAGTTCGACCTGGGCTTCGTCTGCTGGGCGGAGCCGCGGACGGACGCCCCGTCGGCCGACCCCGGTTCGGCGCCCGGTCCCCGACTGGTGATCGCCCGGGACAGCGGGGCCAGCACGCTCTGGCCCGCCCTGCCGGTCAACGAGGTGGTCAGCCGCTACGAGACCGCCTACGGCAGCCCGGTCGAACCCAACCCGGCCGGCGCGGCCAAGCCCGTGCAGGGCGCGGTGGAGGCCACCTCCTTCCTGCTCAGCCCGCCGCAGTGGCTCAAGGACGCGGGCGAGGCGGCGATCGCGGCCGAGCACGCCCGGCTCGGCGAGCCCGGCTCGGGCGACGGCCCGACGCTGACCAAGACCACCCTGCCGGAGCCCGGCGCGGCCGACACCCCGGCGCCGTTCACGGTGGCGGCGCCGCAGCCGACGCAGCCTGCTCTGCCTGCGCCCGGTGCGCCCGACGGTCCGTCAGCTCCGCCCGCGATGCTCACCACCCCGCCGGCCTCCGGCCGCCCGGCCGGTGACGCCCCGACCATGCTGGCACCGCCGCCGACTCCGCCAGCCGGACCGCCGTCCGGTTCCCCGTACGCGCCGACCCTGCTGGCGGCCGAGGGCGTGCCCGGGCTGCACGGCCTGCCCGGCGGGCCCGTCCCGCCGCCGCCGGCGCCACCGGTCGGCCCACCCGGTGCGCCGCTCCCGCCGCCGCCGGGCCACCCGGCCGCGCCGCCGCCCCCGCCGCCGGTGGAGCTGCGCGGTCCGGCGACCCCGCCGCCCGCCCCGCCGGTCGCGGGCCGGGCCCCGAGCGCGCCGCCACCGCCCCCGCCCGCCGAGCTGCGCTCCCCGCTCGCCCAGCCCGCGACGCCCGTACCCGGCTCGGTGCCGGTCCCCGGTGCGCCGCCGGTCGGTTACGGCTACCCGGACGCCGCCTCGCTGGGCGCCCCGGCCCCGGCCGTGCCCCCGGCGCCGATGCCCGCGCCGGTCGCGCCGCCGGTGAACCCGGGCGTGCCGTCGATCGGTCCGGGCAGCAGCGCGGTGGTCCGCTACCGCGGCCCCGACGGCTCCGAGCAGACCCTGATCCAGCGCAGCGAGCCCGGCACCCCGCACCCGGAGTGGAAGGCGCTCCAGGAGCTGCGCCGGCTCAACGTCCCGCCGGACCAGGTGCTCGAACTGCACACCGACCTGGAGTGCTGCGACCTGCCCGGCGGCTACTGCCTGCGGATGGTCCGGGCGGCCTGGCCGAACGTCCGGCTCAGCCACACCGCTCCGTACGGCCGGGACCAGCAGGCCCGGCAGGCCGGGATGGCGGTGCTGCTCGACCACGTGGACCAGCTGCACCAGCTCGCGGCCGCCCCGCAGCGCCCCCGCCCGGTCCGCGCGCCGATGCCGCAGTCCGCCACGCTGTCCGGCGTTCCGGTACCGCTGCCGCCGGCCGCGCCGCAGCAGCTGGCCGCCGAGCTGGGGCAGGTCTTCGGGCCGAGCGTGTTCCGGTTCGAGCAGCGCGCGGTCTCCCGGCAGGGCGTGCCCGAGCCGGTCGCGCAGACCCTGATGTGGGCCGGGCTGCCGCGCGACTTCGCGCCGTTCTTCTGGGCCCAGGCCCAGGAGGGCCGCCCGATCCCGACGCTGGCCGAGCTGGCCGCCGAGCGCGGTCTGCCCGCCGGGCCCGACTTCGGCGGCTACCTGGTGCTGGGCAACGACTACGGCCGTCAGCTCTGCGTCCAGTACGGCACCGCCGCCGTGGTGGCGGTCGACCTGGAGAACGGCGGCGAGGCCCCGCGCTTCGTCAACACCGGCGTCCCGGAGTTCGTCCGCTCGCTCGCCCTGCTCGGCCGGATGTGGCGCCTGCGCTACGGGCTGACGCCCGATCAGGCGGGCCGCTGGACCACCGATTTCCAGGCCCAGCTGCTGGCCGTCGACCCGGCCGCCCTGCAGTCGCCGGAGACCTGGTGGTCGGTGCTGCTCGAGCAGTTCTGGGACGGGCTGTTCTGA
- a CDS encoding DegT/DnrJ/EryC1/StrS family aminotransferase has product MNPIPLVDLQAAHAEVAEEVRAGFDRVLTSGAYIKGPDVTAFEAEYAAFSGVSHAIGTANGTDAIEMALRALELPVGARVVLPANTFVATAEAVVRAGLYPVLVDVDPDALLIDPARAAEAAADAYLPVHLNGQLAPMEHILELAEGRPVIEDGAQSQGATRHGRPSGSWGLLAATSFYPGKNLGAYGDAGAVVTDSAELASLVREIGDHGSSQKYVHERFGFNSRLDTLQAVVLRAKLRHLPGWNVARRAAAARYQLLLAGLPGLTLPVTLPGNEHVWHLYAVRVPHARDEVLAALHAAGIGAGIHYPVPVHLQPAFQYLGHPEGSFPVTERAAREILTLPLHPHLTEDQQIFIAETLAKALARI; this is encoded by the coding sequence ATGAACCCGATCCCGCTCGTCGACCTGCAAGCCGCCCACGCCGAGGTCGCCGAGGAGGTCCGGGCCGGTTTCGACCGGGTGCTCACCTCCGGCGCCTACATCAAGGGCCCGGACGTGACCGCCTTCGAAGCCGAGTACGCGGCCTTCTCCGGCGTCTCGCACGCGATCGGCACCGCCAACGGCACCGACGCGATCGAGATGGCCCTGCGCGCCCTCGAACTCCCGGTCGGGGCCCGGGTGGTGCTGCCCGCCAACACCTTCGTCGCCACCGCCGAGGCGGTGGTCAGGGCCGGGCTGTACCCCGTCCTGGTGGACGTCGACCCCGACGCGCTGCTGATCGACCCGGCCCGGGCCGCCGAGGCCGCCGCCGACGCGTACCTGCCGGTGCACCTGAACGGCCAGCTCGCGCCGATGGAGCACATCCTGGAGCTCGCCGAAGGCCGCCCGGTGATCGAGGACGGCGCCCAGTCGCAGGGTGCTACCCGGCACGGCCGCCCGTCCGGCTCCTGGGGCCTGCTCGCCGCCACCAGCTTCTACCCCGGCAAGAACCTCGGCGCCTACGGCGACGCGGGCGCGGTGGTCACCGACTCCGCCGAACTCGCCTCGCTGGTCCGGGAGATCGGCGACCACGGCTCCAGCCAGAAGTACGTCCACGAGCGCTTCGGCTTCAACTCCCGGCTGGACACCCTGCAGGCCGTGGTGCTGCGCGCCAAGCTCCGCCACCTGCCCGGCTGGAACGTCGCCCGCCGGGCCGCCGCCGCCCGCTACCAACTACTGCTGGCCGGACTGCCGGGCCTCACCCTCCCGGTCACCCTGCCCGGCAATGAGCACGTCTGGCACCTCTACGCGGTCCGGGTGCCGCACGCCCGCGACGAGGTGCTCGCCGCCCTGCACGCGGCCGGCATCGGCGCGGGCATCCACTACCCCGTCCCGGTCCACCTCCAGCCCGCCTTCCAGTACCTCGGCCACCCCGAGGGCAGCTTCCCGGTCACCGAGCGCGCGGCCCGCGAGATCCTCACCCTCCCGCTGCACCCGCACCTCACCGAGGACCAGCAGATCTTCATCGCCGAAACCCTGGCCAAGGCGCTGGCCAGGATCTGA
- a CDS encoding nucleotide sugar dehydrogenase has product MRVVIAGQGYVGLPLAVRAAEVGHQVVGYDVDERRIKRLALGESYVEDIPAERLRPLLESGVYQPTADPAEVAGFDVAVITVPTPLRDGVPDLSYIESSARLLARYLRPGATVVLESTTYPGTTEELLAPLLEQGSGLTAGQDFHLGYSPERIDPGNPTWKLENTPKVVSGTSPAGLAAVDGFYAQLVERTVPVSSTKEAELTKLLENTFRHVNIALVNELAMFAHDLGIDVWEAIDAASTKPFGYLRFTPGPGVGGHCLPIDPSYLSWRVERALGQSFRFVELANDVNSHMPDYVVRRLTEALNDRQRSVNGSRVLLLGLAYKKNTGDARETPAARVAELLVRMGAEVRAADPHVVVGVHVPDPVIPGQRAAEPDSHGDPFAAVRRVEATPQELAAADAVVLLADHDDFDYEAVTTHSRYVLDCRRRLSGAAVEVL; this is encoded by the coding sequence ATGCGCGTCGTCATCGCAGGCCAGGGGTACGTGGGGCTGCCACTGGCGGTCCGGGCCGCCGAGGTCGGGCACCAGGTGGTCGGGTACGACGTGGACGAGCGGCGGATCAAGCGGCTGGCCCTCGGCGAGTCGTACGTCGAGGACATCCCGGCCGAGCGGCTGCGGCCGCTGCTGGAGAGCGGGGTGTACCAGCCGACCGCCGACCCGGCCGAGGTGGCGGGTTTCGACGTCGCGGTGATCACCGTGCCGACCCCGCTGCGGGACGGGGTGCCCGACCTCTCGTACATCGAGTCCTCGGCCCGGCTGCTGGCCCGGTACCTGCGGCCCGGCGCCACCGTGGTGCTGGAGTCCACCACCTACCCCGGCACCACCGAGGAGCTGCTCGCCCCGCTGCTGGAGCAGGGCTCGGGGCTGACGGCCGGTCAGGACTTCCACCTCGGCTACAGCCCGGAGCGGATCGACCCGGGCAACCCGACCTGGAAGCTGGAGAACACCCCCAAGGTGGTGTCCGGCACCTCGCCGGCCGGGCTGGCGGCGGTGGACGGCTTCTACGCCCAGTTGGTCGAGCGCACCGTGCCGGTCTCCTCCACCAAGGAGGCCGAGCTGACCAAGCTGCTGGAGAACACCTTCCGGCACGTCAACATCGCCCTGGTGAACGAGCTGGCGATGTTCGCGCACGACCTCGGCATCGACGTCTGGGAGGCGATCGACGCCGCCTCCACCAAGCCGTTCGGCTATCTGCGCTTCACCCCCGGGCCGGGCGTCGGCGGGCACTGCCTGCCGATCGACCCGTCCTACCTGTCCTGGCGGGTGGAGCGGGCGCTCGGCCAGTCGTTCCGCTTCGTCGAGCTGGCCAACGACGTGAACAGCCACATGCCCGACTACGTGGTGCGCCGGCTGACCGAGGCGCTGAACGACCGTCAGCGGTCGGTCAACGGCTCCCGGGTGCTGCTGCTCGGCCTGGCGTACAAGAAGAACACCGGCGACGCCCGGGAGACCCCGGCCGCCCGGGTGGCCGAACTGCTGGTCAGGATGGGCGCCGAGGTCCGGGCCGCCGACCCGCACGTGGTGGTCGGCGTGCACGTGCCCGACCCGGTGATCCCCGGCCAGCGCGCCGCCGAACCGGACAGCCACGGCGACCCGTTCGCCGCCGTCCGCCGGGTCGAGGCCACCCCCCAGGAGCTGGCCGCCGCCGACGCGGTGGTGCTGCTCGCCGACCACGACGACTTCGACTACGAGGCCGTCACCACGCACTCCCGCTACGTCCTGGACTGCCGCCGCCGGCTCAGCGGCGCGGCCGTCGAGGTGCTCTGA
- a CDS encoding Rieske 2Fe-2S domain-containing protein — MTEIRHLGHAGFVVGHAGLRILIDPWFHPAFLDAWFPYPDNRALLPEVVEDRYDFLYVSHTHEDHFDERLLGRLSRDVTVLVPRFRSHGLRKRLNRLGFGRQVLLGHRETYRLGPDTTATMLLDTSHKEDSGLLLDLGGYRFLDLNDCNTPMSELPDGIDLLAAQYSGAMWYPNAYDYPPEAMAAKTAAVRADLLDTLVRKVKLTGARAYLPSAGPACFLDPELDRFNDRAATIFPHWEDVAGAFADACPDTEVLRAAPGDLVDSPSEPGSWATDPAGYLAAYRERRRDEWEGYHRGQVPAVDAAEVAAHFARLQRLNRSLLADYRRDLRLETDGTVCALPLGELALRVELEDEPVDPAYTIKVPARALRAVLDGRAGWEEALLSMRLTLHRDPDVFDLTLLSLLRYGHQPAQTRQLVRERTAAAGQLVERDGLRFQRYCPHAGEDLGHAAIADGVIECPRHHWKWDARTGRCLSGGSLPLLVEHLSLEGPVG, encoded by the coding sequence TTGACCGAGATCAGGCACCTCGGCCACGCGGGATTCGTGGTCGGGCACGCCGGTCTGCGCATCCTGATCGACCCCTGGTTCCACCCCGCCTTCCTGGACGCCTGGTTCCCCTACCCCGACAACCGGGCGCTGCTGCCCGAGGTGGTTGAGGACCGGTACGACTTCCTGTACGTCTCGCACACCCACGAGGACCACTTCGACGAGCGGCTGCTCGGCCGGCTCTCCCGGGACGTCACCGTGCTGGTGCCGAGGTTCCGCTCGCACGGGCTGCGCAAGCGGCTGAACCGGCTCGGCTTCGGCCGGCAGGTGCTGCTCGGCCACCGGGAGACGTACCGGCTCGGGCCCGACACCACCGCCACCATGCTGCTGGACACCAGCCACAAGGAGGACAGCGGCCTGCTGCTCGACCTGGGCGGCTACCGCTTCCTGGACCTGAACGACTGCAACACCCCGATGTCCGAACTCCCGGACGGCATCGACCTGCTGGCCGCGCAGTACTCCGGCGCGATGTGGTACCCGAACGCCTACGACTACCCGCCCGAGGCGATGGCCGCCAAGACCGCCGCCGTCCGGGCCGACCTGCTGGACACCCTGGTCCGCAAGGTGAAGCTGACCGGCGCCCGGGCCTACCTGCCCTCGGCCGGTCCGGCCTGCTTCCTCGACCCCGAGCTGGATCGCTTCAACGACCGGGCGGCCACCATCTTCCCGCACTGGGAGGACGTCGCCGGGGCCTTCGCGGACGCCTGCCCCGACACCGAGGTGCTCCGCGCCGCCCCCGGTGACCTGGTCGACTCCCCGTCCGAGCCCGGCAGTTGGGCCACCGACCCGGCCGGGTACCTGGCCGCGTACCGGGAGCGCCGCCGGGACGAGTGGGAGGGCTACCACCGGGGCCAGGTCCCGGCGGTGGACGCCGCCGAGGTGGCCGCGCACTTCGCCCGGCTCCAGCGGCTCAACCGGTCGCTGCTCGCCGACTACCGGCGCGACCTGCGGCTGGAGACCGACGGCACGGTCTGCGCCCTGCCGCTCGGCGAACTGGCGCTGCGGGTCGAGCTGGAGGACGAACCGGTCGACCCCGCCTACACCATCAAGGTCCCGGCCCGGGCCCTGCGCGCCGTACTGGACGGCCGGGCCGGCTGGGAGGAGGCGCTGCTCTCCATGCGGCTCACCCTGCACCGCGACCCGGACGTCTTCGACCTCACCCTGCTCAGCCTGCTCCGGTACGGTCACCAGCCCGCCCAGACCCGGCAGTTGGTCCGCGAGCGGACCGCCGCCGCCGGTCAGCTGGTGGAGCGGGACGGCCTGCGGTTCCAGCGCTACTGCCCGCACGCCGGCGAGGACCTGGGCCACGCCGCGATCGCGGACGGCGTGATCGAGTGCCCCCGGCACCACTGGAAGTGGGACGCCCGGACCGGCCGCTGCCTCTCCGGCGGCTCCCTGCCCCTGCTCGTCGAACACCTCTCCCTGGAAGGGCCCGTCGGATGA